In a genomic window of Infirmifilum sp. NZ:
- a CDS encoding type II toxin-antitoxin system VapC family toxin produces the protein MYYVDTNVLLSYVFESDPYHRRSKEILESLTSEGKKLCASSLVLTEACDVLCRKISREKGWKLVALPSQDISGYASPEDKCRFLSSLVIYFIKNRLNVQFLDSEEFYSFEQIFEDLSIPRLFKESIELSFKLPIRVKDLLHLAYALILSKNCGVRYFLTLDAENFNEEVRNVAQKLLGITVMVIKEE, from the coding sequence ATGTACTACGTGGATACCAACGTGCTTCTTTCCTACGTATTTGAGTCAGATCCTTACCACAGACGCTCGAAAGAGATCCTGGAAAGCTTAACTAGTGAGGGAAAGAAGCTGTGCGCCTCCTCCCTTGTGCTTACCGAAGCATGCGACGTCCTTTGCAGGAAAATTTCCCGAGAGAAAGGTTGGAAGCTCGTGGCGTTGCCCTCTCAGGACATTAGCGGATATGCGAGTCCTGAAGATAAGTGCAGGTTTCTGTCAAGCTTGGTCATTTACTTCATTAAAAATCGTCTCAATGTCCAATTCTTAGACTCAGAGGAATTTTATAGCTTCGAACAAATTTTCGAGGATCTAAGTATACCGAGGCTGTTCAAGGAATCGATAGAACTCTCGTTTAAGCTTCCTATCAGGGTCAAGGATCTTTTGCACCTAGCATATGCGCTTATCCTATCGAAGAACTGCGGTGTAAGGTATTTCCTAACTCTCGACGCGGAGAATTTCAACGAGGAAGTGAGGAATGTGGCTCAAAAGCTCTTAGGAATAACGGTTATGGTTATCAAGGAGGAATGA
- a CDS encoding flavin reductase family protein, translating to MDVGRFYLLLHPRPAYLIGSGRWGEAVNFMAASWVTPIAEEPPLVGVAVGVESYTFELIERYREFTVNVLPMSLLDKLYLAGTTSGRELDKASAIGAVKGEKVSAPVARDAVGVLECRVVDEVEARDVKFFVGEVLAARADERLFSEKTGWRIGEVDIPLHNWGAGFYGVGKFRLARKSA from the coding sequence ATGGACGTCGGCAGGTTCTACCTCCTGCTGCACCCGAGGCCCGCGTACCTGATCGGGAGCGGGCGCTGGGGGGAGGCGGTGAACTTCATGGCCGCGAGCTGGGTGACGCCCATAGCCGAGGAGCCCCCGCTGGTCGGCGTGGCCGTGGGCGTGGAGAGCTACACGTTCGAGCTGATCGAGAGGTACAGGGAGTTCACGGTGAACGTCCTCCCGATGAGCCTCCTCGACAAGCTGTACCTCGCCGGGACCACGAGCGGGAGGGAGCTCGACAAGGCCTCCGCGATAGGCGCGGTGAAGGGCGAGAAGGTCTCAGCCCCCGTCGCCAGGGACGCGGTCGGCGTCCTGGAGTGCAGGGTGGTGGACGAGGTCGAGGCGAGGGACGTGAAGTTCTTCGTAGGCGAGGTGCTCGCCGCCAGGGCAGACGAGAGGCTCTTCAGCGAGAAGACCGGCTGGCGCATCGGCGAGGTCGACATACCGCTACACAACTGGGGCGCGGGCTTCTACGGCGTCGGGAAGTTCAGGCTCGCCAGGAAGAGCGCCTAG
- a CDS encoding LEA type 2 family protein, whose translation MPRSKALRLVAVALALLLAALAGLYVLGLFALTGLRLGGVEVLKPCEVEVSDVRVVSVGLRSAKLEVVLTVRNPNPVAARSTSIAYDVYVEGAYAASGSAPALEVPPGDYASVSSQVEVEYARAAQAAQAIIEAKLRGGRVHMEVRGNAVLETPLGRLSLPFSKVLQADP comes from the coding sequence GTGCCTCGCTCGAAGGCGCTTAGGCTCGTCGCGGTTGCGCTGGCTCTCCTGCTCGCCGCCCTAGCCGGGCTATACGTCCTGGGGTTGTTCGCCTTGACGGGCCTGAGGCTCGGGGGCGTGGAGGTGCTGAAGCCCTGCGAGGTGGAGGTCAGTGACGTCAGGGTCGTGTCGGTCGGGCTCAGGAGTGCCAAGCTAGAGGTGGTGCTCACCGTCAGGAACCCGAATCCCGTCGCCGCGAGGTCGACGTCGATCGCTTACGACGTCTACGTGGAGGGCGCGTACGCGGCTAGCGGCTCAGCGCCGGCGCTCGAGGTGCCGCCCGGGGACTACGCGAGCGTTTCGAGCCAAGTGGAGGTGGAGTACGCCAGGGCCGCCCAGGCCGCGCAGGCTATAATCGAGGCGAAGCTGAGGGGAGGCAGGGTGCACATGGAGGTAAGGGGCAACGCCGTCCTCGAGACGCCGCTAGGCCGCCTGAGCCTCCCGTTCTCCAAGGTGTTGCAGGCAGACCCCTAG
- a CDS encoding DUF1156 domain-containing protein, with protein sequence MSQRRRFIETEGFPVREVNEFSAKEKAGGARPPFWEMVFWCTRKPLIGARAVVAASLLPEGTGLRVFKRLIGLENRHATPHRNNP encoded by the coding sequence ATGAGTCAAAGGCGCAGGTTTATTGAGACGGAAGGTTTCCCCGTCAGGGAGGTGAACGAGTTCTCGGCGAAGGAGAAGGCTGGCGGCGCTAGGCCACCATTCTGGGAGATGGTCTTCTGGTGTACTAGGAAGCCCCTCATAGGCGCTAGGGCTGTCGTCGCGGCCTCACTGCTCCCCGAGGGCACGGGCCTGCGCGTGTTCAAGAGGCTGATCGGCCTCGAGAACAGGCACGCGACGCCGCACAGGAACAACCCCTGA